The genomic stretch gcccgcgggccttagtttggggaccactggtttAGATGCTCAGAAACGTTACATTTGAAGAGGTAGAGGTAGTGCGAGGGAGAGATTTAGTTCTTCTAAAACGTttgtaaaaaggaaaagacTGCATAGTAAATGCTCCCTAACacttacacatttgttttacctTTGATCATCAGCATATTTTGAAATGACCATTCTGTATTCACAGCTGTTACGAGTCATTTCCCTGCTTTGTGTGACTGACAGGTCCATGATGTGAAGTTCCAAGCTCAGActgcagaggagaaggaggcttGGATTAAAGCTCTGCTTGATGGCATCAATCGAGCAAAGAACAAAATCTTTGATGAGGTAAACATCTCTTAAAGCGACACACTACAgcaaaacactttgttttttcatgcactggtcaatgtTGAGAGTCTAGACTATTTTGCTTCAATAACACGTGTTCTTTCaaactagtggaaagaaaacatccaaaatacacatttctgtgtttattttactaactccgtctgtagatttcttcattacataatgcctcaatTGCAtatgtaaacataacatttcagaaagggtgtaatacaaaaaatgtaagtaatcaactggggaagtcgCATGGCAGTATATATAAGTTCATCTTTTTTtacctattcacctgtagtctTTTGAAAAACTTATGGAATTTtacaatgcaatacaatacaagGCCATTTTCcctaaattagtttttttctcatCCTCGGAGGCAGAATTCTCCACTTCAGTATCACTGACATAAAGCAAACTTTATAGTTTCCTTCCTCTCTATATCCTGAAGGTTTgtacagagggctttgttcatatatcattcagaGCCTGATTTATATAATATGGTGTTCAGAAAAACATGGCggaaatagatttattttaaggCTGTTGACAGTATGTTCTGACTTATgaagtgatacaaagagatatctaAACTTCCCTCAgtaaaacctttgactctaacatgttaacaaaaagaaacaacaatgtttaacaACCTTTATCCAATGTCCATTTTGTTCTGGAAATGTGTGCAAATAATCACAGTTATTACagtgcctcatttgcatatccAAACGTaacatttgtgaaatgttttaatacaaaataaattgtcctaatgtaagtaatcaactggggaagtttcatctTCATATCTATTAGTTTTTTGACCCTATTTACCTGCAGTGTCTCCCCTTAATTCCAGTCAACGACACCTCACTGAGTTTTTATACATGTTTAGCTGCTAAAAACTCTCAAGGGTTCAGTGGAAAAGTGAATGAATAAAGTGAATGTTTTCACAGGTGACGGTTGATGAAAGCATTAATTTAGAGCATGTTACTCGAACAAGGCCCAAAGGGAACCGTAATCGACGGCCACCGACCAGGATACACATGaaagaggtttgtgtgtgtgtgaatgtgtgaatccattcatgtgtgtgtgtgtaacaagaCACTGTGTGGTTAGCTCTGTCGCTACAGAAAGTAAGTCCAGACTTGAATCtgaactctgtgagtctcttgtTCTTCTCGTGCTTGCATGGGTTTCTTATTGgttcaaaaacacacagtatgtgtgaatgtctgcgagtcactctggataagagcgtctgccaaactaaactaaatcatTCCTGTTGAAGATTTCTATAGGTCACATtaagtattttcatttcatattcataatTCAAATCGCTTCTACTTGGCTGGTTTTTGATCGCTGTTAATCTACTGTCAATGAAAGTCAACGCATCCACTTTCATTATGAAATATCTATGCCGAATTTGATCGAacagctttttgttttagaatATATGGTATGTTGGCTTTTGGTTTAATTAAAcgtcttgtttttttccctccaggTAGCTATTGTGTCGTCTGATGGTATCCTGCGTTTGGATCTTGATCTGGAGAATGCCTTAATGCCTAATGGGACCCATCACAGTGTTGATGGGACTGAAACCCCCAAAGAGGCAATCATAGCCCCAACTCCTAGGTCCAACGCCAGTGGAGCTGCGGAGAAACATTCAGAGGAAAGTGCTGAGGAGGACGCTCAGACTGAGCCAGAGGTCAGTCCCCAGAAAAAGGTCATCAAACCTCCCATGCCCCCGACCAAAGAGGCTAAACCCAGTTCAACACCTGAGGATGAGCCTGACAAGGATGATGGCCCAGAGAAAAAGGTCTGTATAATGCTAAATAACCCTTATCATACAGTGCagaaatatatgtgtatgtcttTCTGTTTGGATTATATGGTCTGTAAAATAGGAGTTAAAGGTCccatattgtaaaaagtgagattGTATGTATTTTCGATTCAAATATAAAGCAGGTCTAGGTGCTACATGCTCTGAAAGTATGAACATGCTAAATCTACACTCAGACTGTATTCAGAAACTGTGCCTTTAAACGAGCCGTCACTCGTGTGATGTCACATCTGTGCTATAGGTAGAAAGTTCCACTACAGAGCCGTTACAGTCATTCCGCAATCACATTGCAGAgcataaatgtattataaaaacTAGATCAATCCAATGACAATCGCTCGCCTGGTGCATACGGCAAAAAGGTTTTCTAGCTTCTGTGTTTACTTCCTAGTCATGTGACCAACTGAATATGCACATTAGTGTTGCGTCCCATTCGGACCAGAGACTTTACATTGTGGTGACGTCAGagttttacaaatgtaaaacctCTGTTTCAGACAGAGTGCGAATACAGGAATCTAATTCAggcagacagtatgagaaacaTAATGTgctttttgaacattaaagcatgtaaacatgtttaagtAGAAACACAAAAACCAAGTTTGAACCTGAACATGAGcttaatatgtcccctttaatgtttttaaggtCCTGCTGCCACCTATGCCTCCATCTAAAGAAGCCAAGCCCTGTGCTTCACCTGTTGAAGAAGCTACAGAGGAGGCCAAAGCTGAGAAGATGTCTGACGAAAATCCTGATTGCAAGAAAAAGTCAGGTCCACCACCAACCCCTACCAATAAACccagctccagcagctccatAAGCAACCTTGCAGAGGCCTCACAGTCCAGGCCAAACTCCCACCCTCCTACCCCTCCATCCAAAGAGAAGAAACCCTCCCATCCTGCTGTGGAGCCAGATCAAGAAGTTCAAGACATGACGGATGAGAACAAGGAGAATGAAGAAGGCAATAAGAAGGAGGCGACAGGAACAGCTGTGGAAACAGATGAGGCAGACCAGTCGATTTCTAAAGAAGCTCTACCTAAACCTGAGAATCCCAGCGCAGAAGGACAGGTTTATGAAGAAGAATCAGGGGAGGTTATAAGTAGTGGCATAAACGAAGCATCAGACAATGAGCCACAAATACCCACAGAGCCGGTCAGAAAGAGCCCCAGCCCTCCTCCAACCCCCAAGAAAAAGCCTGAGAAAGCTGCTCAGCCCGACACGCAACACACAGACGACAACACAACTATAACGCAGACTAATGAGGGACCGGACCCTACTACATTACTGCAAGCCTCCGAGACCTCAGCCAGTTCTCCTCTAGCAGAAGAGGCACTACCCAAGAATGAAGTCCCCTCAGTAGTTGTCTCTTTGAATGACCCGCTCGCTGACAGCCTCAGCCTGAGTCCACTGCTCTGTCACTTGCCcggggagaagaaaaagaagacggAGGAGAAATCTGTAGACAGCGGTCAGCACTCAGACGATGACAGCGAAGGCTCTGGGAGTGAAGAAACGCTGGCGGCTTCCACGGTTGCGTTGAGAGGAAGCCATGCTGGTCTGGATGTGTTGGACGCCAGCGAGGATAAGATTCAGGTCCCGGTCAGTTTAATGGTGAAAAAGTTGCCACCCAAGCCTCAGGTCAGACCGAAGGCCTTTCCTTATCGGCGCTTAGTGGCCACTTCTCCTCTCACTCCCTCAACCAAGGCCAAGTCCGTCTCAATTGGAGATCTGCTGTCTGACTCTTCAGTCTGTGAACAGCATACCAGAGCTGTGGCCGGAGGCGACAGGGCTCCGAGTAATGATTTCATGAAACTTGAAACTGAAGTGGCGCTGGAGATGGAAAAGACGGGGGAGCTCCTGAGCAGAGTGTCCCAGTCGCAGGGGGGAGGTGACGGGGAGGGCATGCCAGAGGATCTGCTGACCAAGGCCATGGAGAAGCTGAAGAAAGCCGACGATGTCCTGAGGGAGGTCCATAAACTGAAACTCGCAAAGGACTCA from Cottoperca gobio chromosome 3, fCotGob3.1, whole genome shotgun sequence encodes the following:
- the plekho2 gene encoding pleckstrin homology domain-containing family O member 2, coding for MEDGAKEDPAQSKEPKFLGKAGWVKKAPARLLASYKERYVHVEKTEIVVYENQDLQNCVERLDLENYHACRELKSPFNKKHRLILIRSSKPGNKVHDVKFQAQTAEEKEAWIKALLDGINRAKNKIFDEVTVDESINLEHVTRTRPKGNRNRRPPTRIHMKEVAIVSSDGILRLDLDLENALMPNGTHHSVDGTETPKEAIIAPTPRSNASGAAEKHSEESAEEDAQTEPEVSPQKKVIKPPMPPTKEAKPSSTPEDEPDKDDGPEKKVLLPPMPPSKEAKPCASPVEEATEEAKAEKMSDENPDCKKKSGPPPTPTNKPSSSSSISNLAEASQSRPNSHPPTPPSKEKKPSHPAVEPDQEVQDMTDENKENEEGNKKEATGTAVETDEADQSISKEALPKPENPSAEGQVYEEESGEVISSGINEASDNEPQIPTEPVRKSPSPPPTPKKKPEKAAQPDTQHTDDNTTITQTNEGPDPTTLLQASETSASSPLAEEALPKNEVPSVVVSLNDPLADSLSLSPLLCHLPGEKKKKTEEKSVDSGQHSDDDSEGSGSEETLAASTVALRGSHAGLDVLDASEDKIQVPVSLMVKKLPPKPQVRPKAFPYRRLVATSPLTPSTKAKSVSIGDLLSDSSVCEQHTRAVAGGDRAPSNDFMKLETEVALEMEKTGELLSRVSQSQGGGDGEGMPEDLLTKAMEKLKKADDVLREVHKLKLAKDSRNRNSW